From a single Bacillota bacterium genomic region:
- a CDS encoding biotin/lipoyl-binding carrier protein: MAEIQAPMVGKIVDIMIKPGDAVKEDDEVIILESMKMENPIYAPASGTVKEIKCKVGDVVNQGDILAVIE; the protein is encoded by the coding sequence GTGGCGGAAATACAGGCCCCGATGGTAGGTAAAATTGTCGACATCATGATCAAACCTGGAGACGCAGTAAAAGAAGACGACGAAGTCATCATACTGGAATCCATGAAAATGGAAAACCCGATATACGCACCCGCCAGTGGGACAGTCAAAGAAATCAAATGCAAAGTAGGCGACGTGGTTAACCAGGGAGACATCTTAGCCGTAATCGAATAA
- a CDS encoding cobalamin B12-binding domain-containing protein, whose translation MEDKRIRVLVAKPGLDGHDRGAKVIARALRDAGMEVIYTGLRQTPEQIVAAAVQEDVDVVAMSILSGAHLHLFPRVVELLKEQDMGDVLVIGGGIIPEEDIPVLKEAGVAEIFTPGTPTSVAIEYIRNHVQK comes from the coding sequence ATGGAAGATAAACGAATTCGCGTGCTGGTGGCCAAACCGGGCCTGGACGGGCACGACCGGGGTGCGAAAGTGATCGCCAGGGCGCTGCGGGACGCGGGGATGGAGGTCATCTATACAGGTCTGCGGCAAACCCCGGAACAGATTGTTGCAGCGGCGGTCCAGGAAGACGTTGACGTAGTGGCCATGAGTATCCTGTCTGGTGCCCACCTGCACCTTTTCCCGCGTGTTGTGGAATTATTAAAGGAACAGGACATGGGAGATGTTTTGGTCATCGGCGGCGGGATCATCCCAGAGGAAGACATTCCCGTTCTCAAAGAAGCGGGGGTAGCCGAGATCTTCACCCCGGGGACCCCGACAAGTGTGGCGATCGAATATATTCGCAATCACGTCCAGAAATAA
- a CDS encoding enoyl-CoA hydratase/isomerase family protein, with translation MSFQYLLVEKEAGIGLITINRPEQRNALNREAWAEIRQAVGELGIDDDVQVLVITGAGDKAFVAGADVRALRERSMLQTLVGEYHRVLLDIEELDKPVIAAVNGFCFGGGCELAMACDLRIASENAKFGQPELGLAIMPGAGGTQRLPRLVGLAKAKELILTGEIIDAAEALRIGLVNKVVPAGELMVTVQETAKRIMSKGPVAVRMVKRVMRLGTEVDLRTALNIEILGQAVIFGTEDRLEGLDAFLEKRSPRFQGK, from the coding sequence ATGTCTTTTCAATACCTGCTGGTGGAAAAGGAGGCTGGGATCGGGTTGATCACCATCAACCGTCCCGAGCAGCGAAACGCCCTTAACCGGGAGGCGTGGGCTGAGATCCGGCAGGCGGTAGGTGAACTGGGGATAGATGATGATGTCCAGGTGCTGGTGATTACCGGCGCCGGGGATAAAGCGTTTGTGGCCGGAGCGGACGTGAGGGCGTTACGCGAGCGGAGTATGCTCCAAACACTGGTGGGAGAATACCATCGAGTTTTGCTGGATATCGAAGAACTGGATAAACCGGTAATTGCCGCGGTCAATGGCTTTTGCTTCGGCGGCGGATGTGAATTGGCCATGGCCTGCGACCTGCGGATCGCCAGTGAGAACGCCAAGTTTGGGCAGCCCGAGCTGGGGTTGGCGATCATGCCGGGAGCCGGGGGGACCCAGCGGCTGCCGCGATTAGTCGGGCTGGCTAAGGCCAAAGAACTCATCCTGACCGGGGAGATAATTGATGCCGCTGAGGCCTTGCGGATCGGCCTGGTCAACAAGGTGGTCCCGGCGGGAGAACTGATGGTGACGGTCCAGGAGACGGCCAAGCGGATCATGAGCAAGGGCCCGGTGGCCGTCCGGATGGTGAAACGGGTCATGCGGCTGGGGACAGAGGTTGATCTCCGTACTGCGTTAAACATTGAGATTCTGGGGCAAGCGGTGATTTTTGGCACCGAGGACCGACTGGAGGGTTTGGATGCCTTTTTAGAGAAACGCAGTCCGCGGTTTCAGGGAAAATAA
- a CDS encoding methylmalonyl-CoA mutase family protein: MFDREKITQLKQKVASWETDSLSKVLAKNKERQEEFVTGSGLPVKRLYTPADVADLDYDRDLGLPGQYPFTRGVQPTMYRGRFWTMRQYAGFATAEESNRRYKYLLEQGQTGLSVAFDLPTQIGLDSDHPLSQGEVGKVGVAIDSLQDMEILFDGIPLDKVSTSMTINAPASVLLAMYIAVAEKQGVTPEKLNGTIQNDILKEYAARGTYIFPPGPSMRLITDIFAYCAQHVPNWNTISISGYHIREAGATAVQEVAFTLADGIAYVEAAIKAGLDVDQFAGRLSFFFNAHNDLLEEVAKFRAARRMWARVMKERFGAKDPRSWMLRFHTQTAGCTLTAQQPDNNIVRVTLQALAAVLGGTQSLHTNSRDEALALPTEDSVRIALRTQQIIAYESGVAETIDPLAGSYYVEALTDEIEKQAMAYIEKIDAMGGAVKAIEQGYIQREIQESAYNYQKDVESGRRIVVGMNKFQIKETPPKDLLRVDPAVAELQAQKLAKLRAEREQQKVDTALANLRQAAQGTDNLMPYILEAVKAYATLGEICGVLREVFGEYRPVETV; this comes from the coding sequence ATGTTTGACCGTGAAAAGATAACGCAACTCAAGCAAAAGGTTGCGTCTTGGGAAACGGATTCGCTGAGCAAGGTACTGGCCAAAAACAAAGAACGGCAAGAAGAGTTTGTCACTGGTTCTGGCCTGCCGGTGAAACGGCTGTACACCCCAGCCGATGTAGCGGACCTGGACTATGACCGGGACCTGGGACTACCTGGCCAATACCCGTTCACCCGCGGGGTCCAGCCTACCATGTACCGCGGCCGTTTCTGGACAATGCGCCAGTACGCGGGATTCGCCACCGCCGAAGAATCGAACCGACGGTATAAATACCTGCTTGAACAGGGCCAAACGGGCTTAAGCGTTGCCTTTGACTTACCGACCCAGATCGGCCTGGACTCCGACCATCCCCTGTCCCAGGGTGAGGTTGGGAAAGTAGGGGTAGCCATCGACTCCCTGCAGGACATGGAGATCCTGTTCGATGGCATACCGCTGGATAAAGTCAGCACCTCCATGACCATCAACGCCCCGGCCTCGGTCCTGCTGGCCATGTACATCGCCGTAGCCGAAAAGCAGGGGGTCACCCCAGAAAAACTCAACGGAACGATCCAGAACGACATCCTGAAAGAATACGCCGCGCGGGGGACCTACATCTTTCCACCGGGGCCCTCAATGCGGTTAATCACCGACATTTTTGCCTACTGTGCCCAGCACGTTCCGAACTGGAACACCATCAGCATCAGCGGTTACCACATTCGAGAAGCGGGCGCCACGGCGGTCCAGGAAGTCGCCTTCACCCTGGCGGATGGGATCGCCTACGTCGAAGCGGCCATCAAAGCGGGACTGGATGTCGACCAATTCGCGGGCCGGCTCTCCTTCTTCTTTAACGCGCACAACGACCTGCTCGAAGAAGTCGCCAAATTCCGGGCGGCCCGGCGGATGTGGGCGCGGGTCATGAAAGAACGCTTCGGGGCCAAAGACCCGCGCTCCTGGATGCTCCGCTTCCACACCCAAACCGCGGGCTGCACCCTCACCGCGCAGCAACCAGACAACAACATCGTGCGGGTCACCCTGCAGGCACTGGCGGCCGTCCTGGGCGGGACCCAGTCGCTCCACACCAACTCCCGAGATGAAGCGTTGGCCCTGCCGACAGAAGACTCGGTGCGCATTGCCTTACGGACACAGCAGATCATTGCCTATGAAAGCGGCGTCGCCGAAACCATCGACCCATTAGCGGGGTCCTACTACGTAGAAGCCCTGACCGACGAAATCGAAAAACAGGCCATGGCCTACATCGAAAAAATCGACGCCATGGGCGGGGCCGTCAAAGCCATTGAACAGGGCTACATCCAACGGGAAATTCAAGAAAGCGCCTACAACTACCAGAAAGACGTCGAAAGCGGCCGGCGCATCGTCGTCGGCATGAACAAATTCCAGATCAAAGAAACGCCGCCGAAAGACTTACTGCGGGTTGACCCGGCGGTGGCAGAACTACAGGCCCAGAAACTGGCCAAACTGCGGGCGGAACGGGAACAACAAAAAGTAGACACCGCCCTGGCCAACCTGCGTCAGGCCGCGCAGGGCACAGACAACCTGATGCCGTATATCCTGGAGGCAGTAAAAGCCTACGCCACCCTGGGCGAAATCTGCGGCGTTCTGCGCGAAGTATTCGGCGAATACCGGCCGGTGGAAACAGTTTAA